ACCCCAGAGCATTCAGGGCAGCCCTGATGCCCGGGGACGAAGGGCAAGTGACAGCTGGACAATGACGTCTTGTGCCGTCATTATGCAAAAGCCAGAGCTCTTGCACTTGCGCGAGGCAGAGGAACACGCCTGCCTAATACATTTGGACATAAGCACAGTTCAacatgcatgttttttttaaaaaaagggacagaAGAAAGCAAGCTCCTTTTTTCCAGAGGCATCCACTGGTCTGTAGCGACTTGCCACTCCCTTTTCATaggatttcttttttccccacttccccATCGGGCCTACAGCCTGAGGATcgcctggtggtctcccatcccagtCCCAATCAACTTAAATTGGACAGCGGAGCTTCCTCCTCCCAGCCCTTAGAGGGCGCGCGACGCCTTCACTCGGGATCGCCCGGCGAGGGGGGGGGCGGGGCTACCCGCCAGGCAGGGTCCAACTGCGCCTGCGCGCAGACCTCcccgcctcctcctgctgctCGCCCGTCGCCTGTCATGAATTCCGAGAACTTCCAGGCCGGCGAAAGGCTGGTGAACGCGGCCTACGTGCGGCAGGGATGGCAAGGCCGCCGCGCACACGAGCTGCGAGTGCGGACGCTGCTGGAACAGGTGCTGCTCGCCCCGGGCGGTTGGGAAAGAGCTGGGAGGCGGGGTTTCGGAGGAAGCCCCGCCCCCGGGGCGCGGCTTAGGGGTGCCTCCCCCGTCGGAGAGCGGCGCTGAGTTTGCTTTAGCTGCAACGAAGTGGCGAACCCTGGCGCTTCTATGacgtatggacttcagctcccagaattcctcagccagcatgttcCCAACGTCATAAAAGCGCCATAGTTTCCCAACACCtaatggctcaggaattctgggagttgaagtccacaagtcataaaaggtgtCATAGCTCTTCTCTTAACCTTAAACTATGGTTTAAATCCAGCTGGTTGTGAGTCCAATCCTAAATCATAAGCTGGCTTGCTTTTTTTGAGTTTTTGAAAGGAATTGGAGATTGGCATCATATATTTCCTAGACCACTTCAGTTGATCTAGCAGATGACAGGGAACAAGTAACTTTGCTTTTGGTCTTATTTCAGCCAGGAAACCAAATTATACCTTAACAAAACAGGCAAAAAATTTCCTCTACATtataaatagataaaatgaaCAGATAAAATGAACCTTTGTtatgaaagaattttatttttttttcagttacaaAAATaagcattccatctttccttatgcagCGTTCTTGTTCCTCATTTGCCACTTCTTTCACATTCATATAAACTTTTATTTCCCTAATTAATATATTAAACATTCAAACGTTATAAAACTCTCCGTTTTTTCCCTCTTAATTCCTTCTAGAGATGATACCCTATTAACATTCAACGTCATTATTCTCATCATGCACATACTCacagttttcatcttatttataccTCTGCCTTAATATattttctacttattttttagccttcttcatttccaaacttcttttttattctccaaccatcggtaaaatacttcccaaatcacATAACATTCCATTTGCTCTTTCTCCtcaattgctaatgttaatctttTCATTTCCGCACATTCTAATATTCTCCTTATCACCCAGCTTTAGCCTGTGGCAATGACCCAagtattgttttaaaattaaaatcccGACTACCGTTAAAATTTAGATTTTTCCATATTTTAGCTTGGTTTGGCTATATAAGCTGTCCAGCCTTTATTATTGGCCTTTGAGTCAGGaagttcaaaataaaaaaaaaaacctcacagttttactccccctataaataaatacccaggcaacgccaagTTATCGGCTAGTATAATATAAACAAGGTATGGGAAAAATACACAATCTTGTATTCTTCTATCTGACCAAGATCCTAACATCTCTTTCTAGGTAGCTCCATTGGGTGTTATTATATGTTGTATCTTCCCTACCCAGGGTGGATGTGATTTAacaatttaaatcactagtaaaaagctATATAAGCTGtcgaggttaggttaggttaggttaggttaagtttatttataggccgcccttttccctgaggggactcagggcggcttacaacttatataggaaggggaaacatacaaagacatataggacaatacataattaaaagagtaaagcaacattcattcaacattcgggcggggatggaatataatctttagccccaggcctgacgggatagccaagtcttgagggctgtgcggaaggtctggacggtggtgagggtacgaatctccacggggagtttgttccaaagggtcggagctgctactgaaaaggctctcctctgcgtagtcgccagtcgacactgaccccccacagtatttgtctccagagagtaagtcatctgtgtaccaagtttggttgaaattgcttgaggcgttccagagttatgctggaacatacatcgctcaatgaagcgatggacgtgatgagccagggtcttgaggctgttaaagactggatgggggttaacaagcttgtgctcaatccagaaaagaccgagtggctgttgtgcttccctcccacgaattggccaagtgttccatctctcaggctggggggtcaaattgtacgcccctcagatagggttcgcaacttgggagtcctcctggaccctcagctgacttttgaacaccatttgtcagctgtaaccaggggggcatttgcccaggttcgcctggtgcatcagttgcgcccctacctgaaccgggaggctctcacaacagtcactcgtgcccttgtgacctctaggctggagtactgcaatgtgctctacatggggctgcccttgaagagcattcggcgacttcagctggtccagaatgtggccgcgcgagcgatcgtgggtgcacctcgattcacccacgtaacacctatcctccgcgagctgcactggctgcctgttgatctccgggtgcgcttcaaggtgctacttgtcacctacaaagcccttcatggtagtggatctgggtacttgagagaccgcctcctgccaattacctcctcgagacccattagatctcatagattaggcctcctccgagtgccatctgccagccagtgccggctggccactacgcggaggagagccttctcagtagcagctccgaccctttggaacgatctccccgtggagattcgttccctcaccaccctccagaccttccgcaccgcccttaaaatctggctatcccggcaggcctggggttaaagactctaacccctactcgaattgtatgattgttgagttcttaaatgatgtagtgcttttatgttgtaaattgtttgtcctccccccccgccctttgaactgtgagccgccctgagtccccccagggaaaagggcggcatacaaataaagtgaaactaaactacatacacacacacacacagagctgtttatacatacatacatacatacatacatacatacatacatacatacacatgtaaaagaaaaattattgtgggtttttcttttccctgaaGGGCAAATGTCCTGAAGAAGGATGGGACGAAAGCACAATTGAACTCTTTCTCCATGAACTTGCAATTATGGATAGCAATAATTTCCTGGGCAACTGCGGTGTGGGTGAGCGAGAAGGAAGAGTTGCCTCCCAAATCGTGGCTCGGAGACATTACAGGTAAAAAGGCGGTTCGTTTTGACCAAAGTTTTCTTCGGACGCTCCCCAGGTTTTATGCACGCACAAAGCTTTAGAACAATAATAATAGGGTCACTTCATTGCAAGCAGTCCTCGaacctacgaccacaatcgagcccaagatttctgttgcatTTGTTTCAACGACTTTTCTttccgcagttgttaagtgaatccaagcTGTTGGTAActgagtaacccggttgttaagtgggacCGATTTCCCCGTTAGCCTTCCCCCAATGTTCTGTCTGATTTCGCAGGTTGATCCACGGGATCGGAAGGTCGGGAGACATCGCAGCCGTCCAGCCGAAAGCAGCCGGCTCCAGTCTCTTGAACAAACTGACTAATTCGGTGGTCTTGGATGTTTTAAGGCTTGCTGGTAAGTGGGATCAAATGCAGCCCCCACCCCCCTCTTTTGAGAGGCCCTCGGTGGTTTTcttggcagacgtttcatggcccaactaggtgacattatcagtgctagaagagagaggggtttgtggagaggaggaggaggaagagtgtggggtccttggtgctctctgagctgggtggttttcttgcagacgtttcatggcccaactaggtaacaccatcagtgctagaaaggggagtggggttttgctctcagtttatattatcGTGTCAGTGTCAGGTGGGCGAGGATGTCTTGGGATTTTTTGGGGGTTGGGCTGTTTACCTTTAGCTTTTTGACAGTTTCttgatcctcctcctccccctcctcctctttctccttgtccttctcattcttcttcctcctcctcctcctttttgcaaatctcactcccttctagcactgatgatgttacctagttgggtcataaaacgtctgcaagaaaacagcccagctcagagagcaccaaggactcctcactcttcctcctcctcctcctcctcctcctcctcctcctcctcctcctcctcctcctcctcctcctcctcctctccttctcctcctccttctcctctttctccttgtccttctcattcctcctccttctcctttctgcaaaccccactctcttctggcactgatgacgttaccagtttggataatgaaatgtctgcaagaaaaccaccaagctcagagagcaccaaggaccccacagtccttcctcctcctttcctgctcctcctcctcctccttctctttcttttcttcctccacctcctctttctccttctccttctcattcttcctcctcctcctttctgcaaatctcactcccttctagcactgatgatgttacctagttgggtcataaaacgtctgcaagaaaacagcccagctcagagagcaccaaggactcctcactcttcttcctcctcctcctcctcctcctcctcctcctcctcctcctcctcctctccttctcctcctccttctcctctttctccttgtccttctcattcctcctccttctcctttctgcaaaccccactctcttctggcactgatgacgttaccagtttggataatgaaatgtctgcaagaaagccaccaagctcagagagcaccaaggaccccacagtccttcctcctcctcctcctcctcctcctcctctttctccttatccttctcattcttcctcctcctcctttctgcaaatctcactcccttctagcactgatgacgttacctagttaggttatgaaacgtttgcaagaaaacagcccagctcagagagcaccaaggacccctcactcttcctcctcctcctcctcctcctcctcctccaatccaCAAACCCCACacccttctatcactgatgacgttacctagttgggccatgcaACGTCTGCGAGAAGACAAGCAAGcttaagagagcaccaaggtccccaCATATATATCCACCTTCCCCTTCCTTAAAGGTCCCTCTCTTAGAAGTTGAGATACGAAACTCTCcttcccaaggtggcgcagtggttaaatgcagcactgcaggctactgctagatcagcagttcagcggttcaaatctcaccggctcagggttgactcagccttccatccttccgaggtgggtaaaatgaggacccagattgttgggggcaatatgctgactctctgtaaaccgcttagagagggctgaaaggcctatgaagcggtatataagtctactgctattccctCGCAGGGGCCAAGGCCGCCAGCAGCTGCTTCGTGCTTCCCATGGCAACAGGCATGAGCCTCACTTTATGTTTCTTAACGCTCCGGCACCGAAGACCGAAGGCCCGGTACATCCTCTGGCCCCGCATCGACCAGAAATCCTGCTTCAAAGCCATGGTGACCGCAGGTAACGCCTAACCTGCAGCTTCGGGAGCTCTGCGCCACCTCCAcacttcattgcatttaatttacTTGTGTTCTAAACGTGCCTGCGGCAAATTCCACCTTGCAGGGCGAACTGGAGTCACGGCTCAGCTGGTGGGAGCAGACGGGGAAATGGGGGTCGGTCAGCTCAGGTTTTATTAGGTCCACCGTCGTCGTTTCGGGTGATTTAGATAGCGGTTATTTTGGAGGTAGGCGGCAACCGCTGTCACTTCCCGTCACGTTTCTTCTGAGTACAGGGGGTCCTCGACTTAGCGGCCGTGATCGAGCTCGTGACATTTCTGTCACAAAACGAGACATCGGTGGAGTGCCCCATTTGACCACCTGGTCTtgccatggtggttgttaagcgaaacatCGGGGGTGTTAGGTCATGTGGACTTCTGACGTACAGTAGATAATAGATAAAGAAGATCAAAGATGATAGaggtaaatggatggatggatggatggatgggtggatgggtaggtagtgggtgggtgggtgggtgggtgggtgggtggatggatggatggatggatacatagagatagatagataagatagagagatagagagatatggatggatagatgggtagacatagatagggatggatggatgggtagattgatggaaagagatagaaaaatagagagagagagagaggtgggatggatagatagatagacacacacacacacacacacacaaaggtagatagataaatggatgagactggatagatagatagatagatagatagatagatagatagatagatagatagatagatagatagatagcggtagacagacagacagacagacagacatagatatagaactgtgtttctcaaccttggccacttgaagatgtccggacttcaactcccagaattccccagccagtgaatgctggctggggaattctgggagttgaagtccggacatcttcaagtggccaaggttgagaaacactgatatagaagatagagatggatgatagaggtaaatagatgatagagatagatagaaagatggatggatggatggatggatggatggatggagatagatagatagatagatagatagatgatagatagatagatagatagatagatagatagatagatagatagatagatagatactggtagagagacaggcagacagaaatagatagatatagaagatagagatggatgatagaggtAAATAGAtgatagggatagatagaaagatggatggatgcagatagatagatgatagatagatgatagatagatagatagatagatagatagatagatagatagatagatgatggatagatggatagacatagatagggatggatggatgagtagattgatggaaagagaaaaagagaaagagagagaggttggatagatagatagatagacacacacacacacacatatagatagataaatagatgagattggatggatggatggatggatggatggatggatggatggatactgtAGATAGAGCAATCAACAGGTGAGGCTAAATATTACACTAATCTTCAAATCCCTCTGCTATCCATCTATTATTATATTTAGCGCGTAAAAAGTCCACAAACGGTTTCCAGTCTTGTATAAAGCTGTCTAGTCCATTATCTCTAATGAGAGCCGTTAATTTCGCCATCTCCGCTAGTTCAGTCAATTTCAAAATCCCATTCTTCAAAGAGTTGCCAGCTCTTTTCCTTTCCAGGGCTTGGCGAGTCCAATCCACGTGAAGGAAACACACCCCcaaactgttttgtttttgtttttcaattgactTGTCCATCCAGCCTCCAAAGAGAAGCTTCCCGGTTTCGTGAATTTTTTGCATCTTAACTGTTTTCTGCACGATCGTGGCTCTGTTTCTCCACGCATTCGTGCGACCTCTTTGTAACCTGACATTCCAAAACTGAAACCGTTGTACCCAGAtcaaatcaaaacaaacaaacaaagaagcgaaagggaggggaagaattAAAATTGCACAAGGATCCTGGATGCCCGTTCATTCGTCCATTCTTTTTTTGTTGGCCGCGTTAGGTTTTGAGCCGGTGGTGATAGAAAATGTTTTAGAAGGAGACGAGCTACGAACCGACCTCCAGGCAGTGGAAGCTAAGATCCTGGATCTGGGGGCTGATCACATTCTCTGCGTTCATTCCACTACGTCCTGTTTTGCTCCAAGGGTGCCTGACAGGTGAAtaaattgttaaaatattcatgactgggagagacatgggaacaagtgaataggcatagcaactcagtcagccaatgggagcttaaagagatctgagttggtgcagagaattgaaacagaaacttaagcagtctgctgctctgagaagtaaactagcactCTGCCTGGGCttttctgctgaaatgaaaccaactgcttgtgtttgcctgtaactctcctgccttgcgtttacttggaagaatcacctattggtattgtacattgattcatctatttttatgtatataaagaagttaatgaatccagctgaatcagttatctgcgtgtgctttctggatttgatttttctgcaacaatctCTGACATAAATGGTAAATGGTGGTGTGAAGAGTTTAAAGAGTGTATGTATGAAGATTTAGCTGAATttcacagaaaggaagaaaatatctgGCCCTTTTGGCTACTCTCCGACAGGCTCGGTAAGATCCTAAATGCTGGAAAAGCAAGGATTGATTCAAATAAAAGAAGGACAggctcaatcaatcagaatagagccggaagggaccttggaggtcttctagtccaaccccctgctcaagcaggagacccctatctccgttcagacaaatggttatcccctctcttcttaaagacctccagtgagggagcacccacagcttctggtggcaagctgttccactggttaattgtgcttaggaagtttctccttaattccaggttgcctccctccttgattaatttccatccatttttttttcttggctccaTTCTTTAATTTCATCAGCTGCATCAAAAAACCCGTTCTCCACACTTAATGTCTGTAATAAAGagggtgtggttttttttaaaaaaaaaaaagcaaatgccACGTAGCCAAATACCTTTGATGAGAATCGTGACCCCTGCCTCCCTCTTCAAGGTTGAATTATCTACGATTTTTGTCGGTGATTTGAATCTGTGCAAGGAAGCCGAGCCAGTGACTAAGCGGATCAATTATGCTTGCCGTTACAGTATAATGAGAACATTCTTATCCTTTAATTGTGAAGGTGAAATTGTCTTTCATGGAATGTTGGTTAAAAAGGTTCTGGAAGGAATTTTTCTTACCTGCAAAGAGGTGATTTCTGCAATCACGTCGTTGCAAACACAAGGAGAGGttttacagaatagaataagaatagaatagcaaagaaaagaaaagaaaatagagaatggaacggaatgaaaagagaagagaatgaaatgaaaatagaatagaatagaattcaggagtagagtagaatagaatagaatagaatatagagaatggaatgaaaatagaatagaatagaattcaggagtagaacagaatagaatagaatgaatacagaatataaaatagggaatggaatgaaaatagaatagaatagaattcaggaatagaatagaatagaatagaaaatagagaatggaatggaatgaaaatagaatagaatagaattcaggagtagagtagaatagaatagaatagaaaatagggaatggaatggaataaaaatagaatagaatagaattcaggagtagagtagaatagaatgaacacagaatataaaatagggaatggaatggaatgaaaatagaatagaatagaattcaggagtagaatagaatagaatagaaaatagagaatggaatggaatgaaaatagaatagaattcaggagtagaatagaatagattagaatagaatataaaatagagaatggaatggaatgagaatagaattcaggagtagaatagaatagaatataaaatagagaatggaatgagaatagaatagaatagaattcaggagtagaatagaatagaataaatatagaatataaaatagagaatggaatggaatgaaaatagaatagaattcaggagtagagtagaatagaatagaactgtcctttgtctctattctattctctattttccattccattctattctaaaaggcTTCCCTGTCATTTGCTTATGGTAAAACCCCCCAGGACGTTTTTCAGTTCTGGCCGTTTCGCCTGATCCTTTTCCATTTTGTATTTGCAGGTTGGAGGAGCTGGCTGAGATCTGCGCCAAGTACGACGTCCCCCACATTGTCAATAATGCATACGGGGTTCAGTCTTCCAAGTGCATGCACCTCATCCAGCAGGTAAGGTGAGCCCCCCGCCACGGAaggcaggatgggggggggggaaacaagggAGCTAGTAGAAATGACGAAACGGACTGTTTTAATGGGGAAGAGTAGACATCCAGCTTTggttctacttggaaaccactccTGGGCTTTGTGCTCgaggcaggggggaaaaaatgaactcCTACCGTTGGGTTTCCCTGATTAATATACGgtctgtcctcaacttacaagtgtTCATTTTAGTGTTACAACCGCACGGACAAAAGTGgctgaccctttttcacacttacgaccattgcagaagagccgaggtggcgcagtggttaaatgcagcactgcaggctacttcagctgactgctagttctgcagttcagcggttcaaatctcaccggctcagggttgactcagccttccatccttccgaggtgggtgaaatgaggacccagactgtgggggcaatatgctgactctgtaaaccgcttagagagggctgaaagccctatgaagcggtatataagtctaactgctattgctattgcagcatACCCgtagtcatgggatcaaaatccagacccttggcaacgtaactcacatttatgacagtcacattgtcccagggtcatgtgatcccctttggcgaccttctgaggAGCAAACTCAacagggaagcccgattcacttaacaaccaggttactcccttaacaacttgcagcgattcacttaacaacagtgagcccaaaatttatttggCTAAGCGAGACGGCCgtggctaagtgagttttgctgtgACTTATTGCGCGGTGCAAACACAACTTAAAAAGAAACTTTTATCACTTTTGTTCTTctcttgttttgggggggggatttttggctcttttttttttagggtgcCCGAAGAGGCCGGATCGATGCCTTTGTGCAAAGTTTGGACAAAAACTTCATGGTCCCAGTAGGTGGCGCTGTCATCGCTGGCTTCAGTGACACCTTCATACAGGAAATCAGCAAAATGTATCCAGgtacatttctttctttgttttgcttttaaagtggttttttttaataaaatgaaagtgttgcctctgcctcccagccatttgcctccttacagcaaacagcaaacagcctgttgcagtttcagcttcagcacagcttgattagtacaaacagctgattgtcggttgaaTCGGTGTCCCAATAATTAGCTGTTTCAGACTGCAAGGTTTCCCATTGCCTATTGCCGCTTCcgtgtgccccattttcggcctccacacACTCTACTTTCCACCCATTCCGATCCCCGTCGCCCGGAACAGATGGAAAACGGGGTGCGCGGAGGCCGAAAACGGGGCGTGCGGAGGCTTAAAACGAGATGGCGGAAGCCGAAAATGGGGCGCACGGAAGCAGccataggctatggcaatccctgcagcctgaaaggCCCGCCAATCCGCTgattgtgctaatcaggctgtgttgaaactgaaacgggctgtttgctgcaaggaggcaaattgctgggaggcagaagcagattgttttccccccttgttttcctccccaaaagctagatgcgtcttatactccaaaaaatacggtagtttgaaataaatctatactagcctccctttatttctttgtgggtaaaacataaattcaacacaaaaaatAGTTTGTCGTGAAAACGGCTGCCTGCAATGCGAAGGTGCCTGAAAGATGAAAATGGAAGCAGAatgctccatcccataattgggtagactaggttgccctgatagatcgGTCCCACCAGAGAGAGAAAACACTCATGTCCTGAGAGGTTTGTGGTCGGAGCCTGAATCTGCGGAGGGAAATGAGAGCGAAATGGCGCCAGCAAAGATTGAGGGGGTGGCTTCATTggcttgggaggaaaatggggaggaaCAGGTCAGGTCCTTTCAGGATTGGGATGGCTTGTATGCAGGGAGGAAGGGGGGCAGGATAACCAAGAGGGGTtaagcagtgaacatgagagacagacCTCAGGTGAGGAGCAAGGACCACTCACTCCTGATCCAAGAGc
The DNA window shown above is from Thamnophis elegans isolate rThaEle1 chromosome 9, rThaEle1.pri, whole genome shotgun sequence and carries:
- the SEPSECS gene encoding O-phosphoseryl-tRNA(Sec) selenium transferase — its product is MNSENFQAGERLVNAAYVRQGWQGRRAHELRVRTLLEQGKCPEEGWDESTIELFLHELAIMDSNNFLGNCGVGEREGRVASQIVARRHYRLIHGIGRSGDIAAVQPKAAGSSLLNKLTNSVVLDVLRLAGAKAASSCFVLPMATGMSLTLCFLTLRHRRPKARYILWPRIDQKSCFKAMVTAGFEPVVIENVLEGDELRTDLQAVEAKILDLGADHILCVHSTTSCFAPRVPDRLEELAEICAKYDVPHIVNNAYGVQSSKCMHLIQQGARRGRIDAFVQSLDKNFMVPVGGAVIAGFSDTFIQEISKMYPGRASASPSLDVLITLLSLGTKGYRKLLQERKEMFSYLSMEVKKLAESYNERLLDTPHNPISLAMSLGKLDEENPEAVTQLGSMLFTRQVSGARVVSPGTLQTVSGHAFRGFMAHTDRYSCSYLNAASAIGMKADDVQVFIKRLDRCLKALRKGKGPQEGPPPSVDLDSDLEKCKIEGGGGATAQP